In Desulfomonilia bacterium, one genomic interval encodes:
- the icd gene encoding isocitrate dehydrogenase (NADP(+)), which translates to MTGSKITFENGKLNVPDNPVICFIEGDGIGPDIWKASQAVMDAAVEKAYAGKKKISWHEVLAGEKAFNKTGKWLPEETLKDLEEYLVGIKGPLTTPVGGGIRSLNVTLRQVLDLYACVRPVKYYEGTPAPVKRPELVDITVFRENTEDVYAGFEWQQGTEKAEKLINFLNNELGTKIRPDSGVGIKPISITGTKRLVRMAMEFAVRMKKPVLTLVHKGNIMKYTEGSFRDWGYQLVRDEFSDVAVIESELNGAKVPEGKVLVNDRIADSMFQQVLLRPSEYSVLAVPNLIGDFISDALAAQVGGLGMAPGANIGIPVAVFEATHGTAPKYAGQDKVNPGSLMLSGAMMLDHIGWVEAADLVRKGIAQAISDKKVTYDLERQMDGATLVSCSGFANAIIERM; encoded by the coding sequence ATGACTGGAAGCAAGATTACTTTCGAGAATGGAAAACTGAATGTGCCCGATAATCCGGTAATATGTTTTATCGAGGGCGACGGAATCGGCCCGGATATATGGAAGGCTTCACAGGCCGTGATGGATGCGGCTGTGGAGAAGGCGTATGCAGGAAAGAAAAAGATATCATGGCACGAGGTCCTTGCAGGAGAGAAGGCTTTCAATAAAACAGGCAAATGGCTTCCCGAAGAAACGCTTAAAGACCTTGAGGAATATCTTGTGGGCATAAAGGGCCCCCTGACGACTCCGGTGGGCGGAGGCATAAGGAGCCTTAATGTCACGCTAAGGCAGGTGCTTGACCTTTATGCCTGTGTGCGGCCGGTGAAGTATTACGAAGGCACGCCTGCCCCGGTGAAAAGGCCCGAACTCGTCGATATAACAGTATTCAGGGAGAACACCGAAGACGTCTATGCTGGCTTCGAATGGCAGCAGGGGACGGAAAAGGCGGAAAAGCTGATTAACTTCCTGAACAACGAACTCGGGACAAAGATAAGGCCTGATTCAGGTGTCGGCATAAAGCCTATCTCCATAACCGGAACAAAGCGCCTTGTCCGCATGGCGATGGAATTTGCGGTCAGGATGAAGAAGCCTGTTCTGACTCTGGTACACAAGGGCAATATCATGAAATATACCGAGGGCTCTTTCAGGGACTGGGGATATCAGCTTGTCAGGGACGAATTCTCGGATGTCGCGGTAATCGAAAGCGAACTCAATGGTGCGAAGGTCCCTGAGGGCAAGGTTCTTGTAAATGACCGCATTGCGGATTCCATGTTCCAGCAGGTGCTTTTGAGGCCCTCCGAATACAGCGTTCTGGCGGTTCCGAACCTGATAGGCGATTTCATATCCGATGCGCTGGCCGCTCAGGTAGGCGGACTCGGCATGGCCCCTGGCGCGAACATAGGCATTCCGGTTGCGGTGTTCGAGGCGACACACGGTACGGCTCCCAAATATGCCGGACAGGACAAGGTCAATCCCGGATCTCTCATGCTCTCAGGCGCCATGATGCTCGATCATATCGGCTGGGTGGAAGCGGCAGACCTTGTCAGAAAGGGCATAGCTCAGGCCATATCCGATAAAAAAGTCACCTATGACCTTGAAAGACAGATGGACGGTGCAACGCTGGTAAGCTGTTCGGGATTTGCAAACGCAATAATCGAAAGAATGTAA
- a CDS encoding acylase, whose amino-acid sequence MYKRINSYSCISVILITTLSLILTSTVNASEVDPSRTAARYDVRILRDSWGVPHIFGKKDTDAAFGLAYAQAEDDFKTSQLVLMAVNGRLATIAGKKWAGNDYLVQLMRLWDTVNEKYETDLSPETRALCEAYADGVNYYAALHPDEVLPGLPPVSGKHIVAGFVHKMPLMVGADKVLEDLFKDKKPAVSTADNTLALSFKNENFSLYGTRAGSNAFAVSPKRAADGKTLLAINSHQPWEGPVTWYEVQVHSDEGWNMTGGIFPGSPVVFHGHNEYLGWAHTNNYPDLVDTYVLDINPDNPNQYRFDGQWRDLEVRKAPIRVKLFGPIHWTVNMEVCWSVYGPVVRRPHGVYAIRWAGMGDIRQVEQWYRMNKAHTMDQWEQAVRMSTLPMFNCTYADKEGNILYHYQALLPLRAKGFDWKKTVPGNTSQTLWTEYLPYDKLPQVKNPASGFVINCNNTPFHTTLDPENPKKEDYAPEFGIEDRMTNRSMRALALLGADPSITEKAFYTYKYDMAYAPQSKMAGMVSRILALPEPDENTLKDARTTLCNWDLQTNPESRGAALAVLSYMNIVATKGKPEVKDITDEQMRAGFEKAAATLKKNFGRVDVEWNQVNRLIRGHVDLGLGGGPDVLHAVDGDLQKDGRLKGKEGDSYILMVSWDKNGLVHSESIHQYGSATLDESSPHYADQAPLFVKCQLKPVWRDESEIRQHLEKEYRPGEEIRGKK is encoded by the coding sequence ATGTACAAGAGAATCAATTCATATTCCTGCATTTCCGTAATTTTAATAACCACCCTGAGCCTGATTTTAACCAGTACCGTCAATGCCTCTGAAGTCGACCCGTCCAGGACAGCTGCCAGATACGATGTGCGGATCCTGCGCGATAGTTGGGGTGTGCCGCACATATTCGGCAAGAAGGATACGGATGCGGCTTTCGGTCTAGCTTATGCGCAAGCTGAAGATGATTTCAAGACGAGCCAGCTGGTGTTGATGGCAGTGAACGGCAGGCTCGCAACAATTGCCGGAAAAAAATGGGCCGGAAACGATTATCTGGTGCAGCTCATGCGATTGTGGGATACCGTCAATGAAAAATACGAGACAGACTTAAGCCCTGAGACGAGAGCGCTTTGCGAGGCATATGCCGACGGCGTCAATTATTATGCAGCCCTTCATCCTGATGAGGTGTTACCCGGACTCCCCCCGGTCAGCGGAAAGCATATCGTAGCAGGCTTTGTACACAAGATGCCCTTGATGGTGGGAGCAGACAAAGTGCTGGAAGATCTCTTCAAGGATAAAAAACCTGCTGTCTCAACAGCAGATAACACGCTCGCTTTGTCATTTAAAAACGAGAACTTCTCACTTTACGGTACCAGAGCTGGTTCAAACGCCTTTGCGGTATCCCCGAAGCGCGCTGCCGACGGCAAGACCCTTCTGGCAATCAACTCGCACCAGCCCTGGGAGGGGCCTGTGACCTGGTATGAAGTGCAGGTGCACAGCGACGAGGGATGGAACATGACCGGCGGGATATTTCCCGGCTCTCCCGTTGTTTTTCACGGCCACAATGAATACCTGGGCTGGGCGCATACGAATAACTATCCCGATCTGGTGGATACCTATGTCCTTGATATCAATCCCGATAACCCCAATCAGTACCGCTTTGACGGGCAGTGGCGCGATCTGGAGGTACGCAAGGCCCCCATCCGGGTAAAGTTGTTTGGGCCTATCCACTGGACTGTAAACATGGAAGTCTGCTGGTCCGTTTACGGGCCGGTAGTACGCAGGCCGCACGGGGTCTATGCCATCCGCTGGGCGGGCATGGGAGACATTCGACAGGTGGAACAGTGGTACCGGATGAACAAGGCACACACAATGGATCAATGGGAACAGGCCGTGCGCATGTCGACGCTGCCCATGTTCAACTGCACATATGCAGATAAGGAGGGAAATATCCTCTACCACTATCAGGCGCTTCTGCCGCTGAGGGCCAAAGGCTTCGACTGGAAAAAGACCGTGCCGGGCAATACCTCGCAAACGCTGTGGACTGAGTATCTGCCGTATGACAAACTCCCGCAGGTTAAAAATCCGGCTTCCGGCTTTGTCATTAACTGCAACAATACCCCCTTCCATACGACCCTTGACCCTGAGAATCCGAAAAAAGAGGATTACGCCCCGGAATTCGGCATAGAAGACCGCATGACCAACCGCTCAATGAGGGCGCTTGCACTTCTGGGAGCCGATCCTTCGATTACTGAAAAGGCTTTTTACACCTACAAATACGACATGGCCTATGCCCCTCAGTCCAAGATGGCCGGGATGGTAAGCCGTATCCTTGCCCTTCCTGAACCTGACGAAAATACGCTCAAGGATGCAAGGACCACCCTATGCAACTGGGATCTTCAGACAAATCCTGAGAGCCGTGGTGCGGCACTGGCGGTGCTGAGCTATATGAACATTGTGGCCACAAAGGGAAAACCTGAAGTCAAGGATATCACTGATGAACAAATGAGAGCCGGATTCGAAAAGGCGGCTGCTACCTTGAAAAAGAACTTCGGCAGAGTTGATGTCGAATGGAATCAGGTCAACAGGCTGATAAGGGGACATGTCGATCTGGGTCTCGGCGGAGGCCCTGACGTGCTTCATGCAGTGGATGGCGATCTTCAGAAAGACGGACGGTTAAAGGGAAAAGAAGGTGACTCCTATATCCTTATGGTCAGTTGGGACAAAAACGGGCTGGTTCACTCCGAGAGCATCCATCAGTACGGCAGCGCCACGCTGGATGAGTCATCGCCGCATTATGCGGACCAGGCGCCTCTCTTCGTTAAGTGTCAGCTCAAACCCGTGTGGCGCGATGAGTCCGAAATACGTCAGCATCTGGAAAAGGAATACAGGCCCGGTGAAGAGATCAGGGGAAAGAAATAA
- a CDS encoding histone-lysine N-methyltransferase has translation MARWDDKLKLFYYTPGKNFPSGIEDRKEGNYYRNIFNYEEVPKIDFDMRIIPVQPADDIFITDTTFRDGQQSMTPFSVKQIETIFDFLSRISGENGLIRMSEFFLYTKKDKAAVEACRGKGYKYPKITSWIRAHKDDLKLVKEMEMDETGILTSVSDYHIYLKMGLDRKKALDEYLGIVKEALALGVIPRCHFEDVTRADIFGFCVPLARELMKLSEESGIDVKIRLCDTMGYAVSFPGAALPRSVDKLVRAFIDDAGVPGRLLEWHGHNDFHKGLVNATTAWLYGCHAVNCAILGFGERTGNTPLEAMVFEYLQLRGMDKSVNTVAVTELANYVNSEMNYNIPPNFPYVGENFNVTRAGIHADGLVKNEEIYNIFDTAKILGKPIAIAITDKSGKASLVHWINNHYKLDKDSLIDKRHPGITKMYQQIIKEYEDGRMTTMSDEELEKLTMRFIPQLFLSGFDLIKAEVSEYASKLIEKLLENKNMTSMKRDRMEEALTEFIEQYPFIQFAYVTDMKGIKVTRNITQPEYRGHFLHKIKEHEDCSDREWFRNTVEDGKLHVSGIMSSRITGALIMTVSAPITNEDDDMIGVLGLDIRFEDVVKVIQSVYESQGMAMSPRDIHKYHALMWEEMNKQI, from the coding sequence ATGGCAAGATGGGACGATAAATTGAAGCTGTTCTACTACACGCCTGGCAAGAATTTTCCGTCGGGCATCGAGGACAGGAAAGAAGGAAATTATTACCGTAATATTTTCAATTACGAGGAAGTTCCCAAAATAGATTTCGACATGAGGATCATCCCGGTTCAGCCCGCCGATGATATATTTATCACGGATACGACATTCAGAGACGGCCAGCAGTCTATGACGCCTTTCTCTGTGAAACAGATAGAGACAATCTTCGATTTCCTGAGCAGGATCAGCGGAGAGAATGGTCTCATAAGGATGAGTGAATTCTTTCTTTATACGAAAAAAGACAAGGCTGCAGTGGAGGCATGCCGGGGAAAAGGTTACAAATATCCGAAGATTACGTCATGGATAAGGGCCCACAAGGATGACCTCAAGCTTGTCAAGGAAATGGAGATGGATGAGACGGGCATACTGACCTCGGTCTCCGATTATCACATATATCTAAAGATGGGGCTCGACCGGAAAAAAGCTCTTGACGAGTATCTGGGGATCGTCAAGGAGGCCCTTGCTCTCGGTGTGATACCCAGGTGTCATTTTGAAGATGTGACGCGAGCCGACATATTCGGGTTTTGTGTACCCCTGGCCAGGGAGCTTATGAAGCTCAGCGAAGAGTCCGGGATAGACGTCAAGATAAGGTTGTGCGACACGATGGGATATGCCGTGAGCTTTCCGGGAGCGGCACTGCCAAGATCGGTTGACAAACTGGTAAGGGCGTTTATCGATGATGCAGGAGTACCCGGCAGGCTTCTTGAATGGCATGGGCATAACGACTTTCATAAAGGGCTAGTCAATGCAACCACTGCATGGCTTTACGGCTGCCACGCCGTCAATTGCGCCATACTCGGATTCGGTGAAAGGACGGGCAACACCCCCCTCGAGGCCATGGTGTTCGAATATCTGCAGTTAAGGGGTATGGATAAGAGCGTGAATACGGTCGCCGTGACCGAGTTGGCCAATTATGTGAATTCGGAAATGAACTATAACATACCGCCTAATTTCCCTTATGTTGGGGAGAACTTTAATGTGACAAGGGCCGGCATACACGCCGACGGTCTGGTCAAGAACGAGGAAATCTACAATATCTTCGATACCGCCAAGATACTCGGTAAACCCATAGCAATAGCAATCACGGACAAGTCGGGAAAAGCGAGCCTCGTGCACTGGATAAACAACCATTACAAGCTTGACAAAGACAGTCTCATTGACAAAAGACATCCCGGCATCACGAAGATGTATCAGCAGATTATAAAGGAATATGAGGACGGCCGCATGACCACGATGAGCGACGAAGAGCTGGAAAAGCTTACCATGCGCTTTATCCCGCAGCTCTTCCTGTCAGGCTTTGACCTTATCAAGGCTGAGGTCTCGGAATATGCCAGCAAGCTTATCGAGAAGCTCCTTGAAAACAAGAATATGACCAGCATGAAGCGCGACAGGATGGAGGAGGCGCTCACCGAATTCATCGAGCAATACCCGTTCATTCAGTTTGCCTATGTAACCGATATGAAGGGTATCAAGGTGACGCGCAACATTACGCAGCCTGAATACCGCGGACATTTCCTGCATAAGATAAAGGAGCATGAGGACTGCTCCGACCGCGAGTGGTTCAGAAATACGGTCGAGGACGGCAAGCTTCATGTGAGCGGCATCATGTCATCAAGAATAACCGGGGCCCTTATCATGACCGTCTCTGCGCCGATAACTAATGAAGATGATGATATGATCGGTGTTCTGGGTCTGGATATACGCTTTGAAGACGTGGTCAAGGTCATCCAGAGCGTCTATGAATCCCAGGGCATGGCCATGAGCCCAAGGGACATTCATAAGTACCACGCCCTGATGTGGGAGGAGATGAATAAACAGATATAA
- the rpsT gene encoding 30S ribosomal protein S20: protein MANNPSALKRVKQSEKRRIKNKSTRSTINTTIKKAFTLLEEKNTDEARATFKTAVAKLDSAVNKGVLNRNTASRKISRLTKKFNETSTQA, encoded by the coding sequence ATGGCAAACAATCCGTCTGCATTAAAAAGGGTCAAGCAGAGCGAAAAAAGGCGTATAAAAAATAAGAGCACCAGGTCCACCATCAATACAACCATAAAAAAGGCATTCACCCTGCTTGAAGAAAAGAACACAGATGAAGCAAGGGCTACGTTCAAGACAGCGGTTGCAAAACTTGACAGCGCTGTGAACAAGGGCGTGTTGAACAGAAACACCGCATCACGCAAGATATCAAGGCTTACAAAGAAATTCAACGAAACCTCAACCCAGGCATAA
- a CDS encoding replication-associated recombination protein A — MRKSAQPLAFRIRPISLDNLIGQAQAKKYITDFQKGAAKSAILWGPPGSGKTTVATIISNLFPERFNSLSAVTSGLQELRKVTGDADNKAETPIVFIDEIHRYNKAQQDALLPHVESGRIIFIGATTENPSFSIISPLLSRARVVVLKSLSTKEILIILERALTDESLKTLGKEIEPDALASIASAADGDARAALNLLEFIVTRSEDSVIRKADLAGLLERPLYHDRMGDYHYDLISAFHKCVRASDVDASVYWLARMMEAGEDRLYILRRMIRMASEDIGMADPNALRMVMAARDAFTSVGMPEADIALYQAAVYLALAPKSNALYIMEMKAKKLIAKTGTPPVPLAIRNAPTKLMQELGYAKGYAYAPDDPLGALQMEYMPEGLEGTRLYNPGNEGFEKRLKEIIDARNKAKRAASGQTRRPD, encoded by the coding sequence ATGAGGAAATCCGCTCAGCCGCTAGCTTTCAGGATAAGGCCAATCAGCCTTGATAACCTCATCGGACAGGCCCAGGCGAAAAAATATATTACCGATTTTCAAAAAGGCGCCGCCAAGTCAGCCATATTATGGGGTCCCCCGGGCAGCGGTAAGACCACTGTAGCAACGATTATCAGCAACCTGTTCCCTGAAAGGTTCAATTCTCTGAGTGCCGTAACGAGCGGACTTCAGGAATTGAGAAAGGTAACCGGCGACGCCGATAACAAGGCCGAAACCCCGATTGTTTTCATCGACGAGATACACCGCTATAATAAGGCACAGCAGGATGCGCTATTGCCCCATGTGGAGAGCGGAAGAATAATATTTATCGGCGCAACTACTGAAAATCCTTCTTTTTCCATTATTTCCCCACTCCTTTCAAGGGCAAGGGTCGTTGTGCTCAAATCACTTTCAACAAAAGAAATCCTCATAATTCTGGAAAGGGCGCTTACTGACGAATCACTCAAAACCCTTGGAAAGGAAATAGAACCGGACGCTCTTGCCTCTATAGCCTCGGCGGCAGACGGTGATGCGAGGGCAGCGCTTAACCTTCTTGAATTCATAGTAACGAGGTCGGAGGATTCCGTCATCAGAAAGGCTGACCTGGCCGGGCTGCTTGAAAGGCCGCTTTATCATGACAGGATGGGAGATTATCACTATGACCTCATAAGCGCGTTTCATAAATGCGTACGTGCCTCCGATGTCGATGCCAGTGTTTACTGGCTTGCAAGGATGATGGAAGCAGGCGAGGACAGGCTCTACATACTGAGGCGCATGATCCGGATGGCCTCCGAGGACATCGGGATGGCAGATCCCAACGCACTGCGCATGGTTATGGCTGCAAGGGATGCGTTCACCTCGGTAGGCATGCCTGAGGCCGATATTGCACTGTATCAGGCTGCGGTTTACCTGGCTCTGGCGCCTAAGAGCAATGCCCTTTATATTATGGAAATGAAGGCAAAAAAACTGATAGCAAAAACAGGGACACCGCCTGTACCCCTTGCCATAAGAAACGCCCCTACAAAACTGATGCAGGAACTTGGCTATGCAAAGGGCTATGCATATGCGCCGGATGACCCCCTGGGGGCGCTTCAAATGGAGTACATGCCGGAAGGTCTTGAAGGGACAAGACTTTACAACCCCGGAAACGAGGGTTTTGAAAAAAGGCTCAAGGAGATAATCGATGCTAGAAACAAGGCTAAGAGAGCTGCATCAGGACAGACTCGCAGACCTGATTAA
- a CDS encoding LysM peptidoglycan-binding domain-containing protein has protein sequence MKRLSFFILILLMAAGCATTSKDKKPAGPVQKPETEEALISESLECFKIAAEARKKGNTSDEKAALDLALKYLRGVDSENRQILNDSTERLRSIIAISGFEYASKESNELFLVYMEMQNAYADNDSEKMKALKATFDAKFENARAATAEAKQKKIEALGKEVVIKKDDTRKQGEPDSSSTLPSVYTVKKGDTLPSVASRHDIYNDSFMWPLIYKANRDQIKDPKVLYGGQELKIPRDMSLEEIIQARREAGAGEPEKIPKDALIPRRTK, from the coding sequence ATGAAAAGGTTATCATTTTTTATACTGATTCTACTTATGGCGGCAGGGTGCGCCACGACATCAAAGGATAAGAAACCGGCCGGTCCTGTCCAGAAACCTGAGACGGAGGAGGCTTTGATTTCCGAGAGCCTTGAATGTTTCAAAATTGCGGCAGAGGCCAGAAAGAAGGGCAATACCAGCGATGAAAAGGCGGCGCTTGATCTTGCGCTTAAATATCTCAGGGGTGTTGATAGTGAAAACCGACAGATTCTTAACGATTCAACAGAGAGATTGCGCAGCATAATAGCCATCTCGGGTTTTGAATATGCATCAAAGGAATCCAACGAATTGTTTTTGGTCTATATGGAAATGCAGAACGCCTATGCCGATAATGACAGTGAGAAGATGAAAGCCCTTAAGGCGACTTTTGACGCCAAGTTTGAAAATGCAAGGGCCGCTACGGCAGAGGCAAAGCAGAAAAAGATTGAAGCCCTCGGGAAAGAAGTGGTCATAAAAAAAGACGATACAAGAAAGCAGGGGGAGCCGGATTCAAGTTCCACCCTTCCATCTGTATATACTGTCAAGAAGGGGGATACCCTTCCCAGTGTTGCTTCAAGGCATGATATCTATAACGACTCGTTCATGTGGCCCCTCATATACAAGGCCAACAGGGATCAGATTAAAGACCCCAAGGTGCTTTATGGCGGACAGGAGCTTAAAATACCAAGAGACATGAGTCTCGAAGAAATAATTCAGGCGCGCAGGGAAGCAGGTGCAGGTGAACCTGAAAAGATTCCAAAGGATGCATTGATTCCAAGGAGGACCAAGTAA
- a CDS encoding UTP--glucose-1-phosphate uridylyltransferase, with translation MLETRLRELHQDRLADLIKRGAPYIRKDQIEADLDAFDPQVVKNLINGLNMYKPLEGAIEPVEIISAGFASTAEAGPYFSSGENLISEGKVAVVVVAGGQGSRLGVSVPKGTVEVSPVMHKSLFQIHSEKILALRNRYGAPVHFFIMTSRINDKDTKEFFIKNNYFGLNENEVHFFIQGMLPSFTSEGRFVLSRTGGLFMNPDGHGGTFAALRRNGCIELMKNLGIEELFYFQVDNPLVKICDPLFVGLHREKSAQMSSKILKKRNPEEKVGVIARTGGKTCVIEYSDMPQDLLYAKDENGDMRYWAGSIAIHMINVSFADRITSEGLSIPFHKALKKIQTLDESGKPQEIIGIKYEGFVFDALPLTSSSVTLEIKREDEFAPVKNATGEDSLESSKEMQSDLHRSWLCSAGIKVPRDTLVEISPLFALDAVDVKRRVSDIPDIAGRNIYIE, from the coding sequence ATGCTAGAAACAAGGCTAAGAGAGCTGCATCAGGACAGACTCGCAGACCTGATTAAAAGAGGTGCCCCTTACATCAGAAAGGATCAGATTGAAGCTGATCTCGATGCGTTCGACCCTCAGGTCGTGAAGAATCTGATCAACGGGCTCAACATGTATAAACCGCTCGAAGGTGCAATCGAACCGGTCGAGATAATATCTGCCGGATTTGCTTCAACTGCCGAGGCCGGGCCTTACTTTTCGTCTGGTGAAAATCTTATATCCGAAGGCAAGGTGGCTGTAGTCGTTGTAGCAGGCGGACAGGGTTCGCGACTGGGGGTTTCCGTTCCCAAGGGTACTGTCGAAGTGAGCCCGGTAATGCACAAGAGCCTTTTTCAAATACATTCGGAAAAAATACTTGCCCTTAGAAACCGCTATGGTGCGCCGGTGCATTTTTTCATCATGACATCGAGGATTAACGATAAGGATACAAAAGAGTTTTTTATCAAAAACAATTATTTCGGACTTAATGAAAACGAGGTTCATTTTTTCATACAGGGCATGCTCCCGTCGTTTACCTCTGAAGGCAGATTTGTTCTTTCGCGGACCGGAGGGCTTTTCATGAATCCCGACGGTCACGGCGGCACTTTCGCCGCACTAAGGCGAAACGGATGCATCGAATTAATGAAAAACCTGGGTATTGAAGAGCTGTTTTATTTTCAAGTGGACAACCCGCTGGTCAAGATATGCGACCCGCTTTTTGTGGGTCTGCACAGGGAAAAATCGGCACAGATGTCTTCCAAGATACTCAAGAAAAGAAATCCCGAAGAGAAGGTAGGCGTGATTGCCAGAACAGGCGGCAAGACATGCGTGATCGAATACAGCGACATGCCTCAGGACCTGCTTTATGCAAAGGACGAAAATGGTGACATGAGATACTGGGCAGGTTCGATTGCCATACACATGATAAACGTGTCGTTTGCAGACAGGATAACCTCAGAAGGGCTTTCAATCCCTTTTCACAAGGCGCTCAAAAAGATCCAGACGCTCGATGAGTCAGGCAAGCCGCAGGAAATAATCGGTATCAAGTATGAGGGCTTCGTGTTCGATGCTCTGCCTTTGACCTCGTCATCGGTTACACTGGAGATAAAGAGGGAAGATGAATTCGCACCGGTAAAAAACGCCACAGGGGAAGACTCTCTCGAATCCTCAAAAGAGATGCAGTCCGACCTGCACAGGTCATGGCTTTGCAGTGCAGGCATCAAAGTCCCCCGGGATACACTCGTTGAAATAAGCCCCCTCTTCGCCCTGGATGCAGTAGATGTGAAGAGGCGTGTTTCAGATATTCCGGATATTGCCGGGCGGAACATTTACATAGAATAA